The Polyangium mundeleinium genome contains the following window.
AGCAAGCTGCGCCGCGCGTCCTCGCTCTTCGTCGGCGTGTCCACGGGCCTCGCCGCGATCGTGTCGCTCCTCGCGTCGCTCGGGGGCGGCTCGGATCCGGGCTCCTGGGTCATGACGTTCCTCGTGGTGGGCATGTTCGGGACCGTCGCGGCCTTCGCGCTCCGTCTCTTCCTGCGGGACATGCGGGCGCTCGTCACCGTGCACGACGAGGGGATCGGCATCACGACGTACACCGGGAAGCACATGGTTTTGTGGGAGGACGTGACCGGCATCTGGGCGCGATTCTATGAGCCCGTACGTTCGCCCGAGTTCATCGTGCGCCTCGGGTCGCGGGACGGCCGCGTGACCGAGTTCCCGGCGGAGCTCGAAAACGCGCGGGACCTGGCCACGCGGGTGCAA
Protein-coding sequences here:
- a CDS encoding DUF6585 family protein; translation: MPPRLEAPNDTNARALSPYRAAPLAFGPPVATYRPSKLRRASSLFVGVSTGLAAIVSLLASLGGGSDPGSWVMTFLVVGMFGTVAAFALRLFLRDMRALVTVHDEGIGITTYTGKHMVLWEDVTGIWARFYEPVRSPEFIVRLGSRDGRVTEFPAELENARDLATRVQQETAAGLLAETVASLDAGERLPFWPMVVDASGIHYGRGASRWNDVDAMQLSFRWLEVRLASGNRILLPTEDVRNVGVLLAVAARFGIGRLAGGPA